DNA from Coriobacteriaceae bacterium:
CGCCTGGGCGTGTCGATGATGTGCCCGGGGCGCCAGACGCTGTCGATGTGGACGGGTGTGCACGAGCTGGAGCCATCGTTGCGATTTGAGATCGTGCCGGTAAGCGACCTCTATGACGAGCGCGAATCCGTCATGCGCAGCCTCGGTCGAGAGGTTGATGTAGTGCAGTCGAGTTTTTCGACCCCACGCTGGGGCGACACTTGCCAAAAGCTCCGCATCGTCAACGTGCCGTTTTATATCGACCTGCCGCGCACGAGCCCGCTGGCGCGCAAGACACGCATTACGGTCGCCGACTTGGAGGGCATGCGCCTGCGCGTACTGCGCCACGGCAACGATGCCATGGACAGCCTGCGCATCGACCTGTTGGCCGACGGCGGTGTGGACGTGATCGATGCGGATAGCTTTGACTTCGCGCTCTTTAACGAGGCGGAGGAAAAGGGCGACGCGGTGCTCACCTGCGGCGCATGGTCGGGGGTGCACCCGGCCTTTGTGGGCGTGCCGTTCCTGTGCGGCCGTGAGGTACCGGTCTTTCTGCACTATCCGCTCGAGCCCACCCTCCAAGTCCAAAAATTCGTCAACGCAATGGCTCAGCTTCTCAAATAGCTATCGTGTCGATGATTCTTTAATCCCCGTCCTAGAAAAATCATCTGGTAGAGTTGACCCCGCATGATTTACAAGACGCTATGCGCCACCTACTCTTTTGCCATTTGGGGGATTGAACTTGTGAATACTTCTGTCGCCAAGAAGGCCAGCCAGGCGGTGCGCCTGCTCATGATGGTGCTCACGGCAGTTCTCATCTTCTTCTTCATCAATGTTATGCTGCTCGTCTCCGATATCCAGGGCACGGCGCGCGTGGTCAACTACGCCGGTCTGGTGCGCGGTACCACGCAGCGAATCGTTAAGCTCGAGGATGCGGGCCAGCCTCAAGATGACCTGCTCAAAGCCGTGGATTCATACATCAACGGTTTGCGTTACGGAAGTGACGACCTCAACCTCGTCCGTCTCGACGACGACGAGTATCAGGCAAAAATGACCGAGCTTGCTAATTATTTTGATGAGCTTTGCACCGAGATCATCCGCGTGCGCGAAGTCGGCTATGAGAACACCGACATCATCTCTATGAGCGAGGAGTTCTTTGGCATTTGCGACGATGCTACGCGACTCGCAGAGGACTACTCTCAGGAGAAGGCGTCGGCGCTCAACTATCTCGAGGGCTTGGTGATCATCGACATCATGGGATTGGTGGCGGCCTTTGCGGTTGAACTTGTTCGCGCGGTGCGAACTGCCGCGCTCAATCGCGAACTGCAGAGCAAAGTCTATCTCGACGGAGCCACGGGACTGCCCAACAAGAACAAGTGCGAGGAGATCTTGGGGCAGGAGCAGCCTGTTTCCGTGGAGGCGCCCGTTGCGGTGTGCGTTTTCGACCTTAACAATCTGCATGCGGTCAATAACAGCTTTGGTCACGAGAAGGGCGACGAATACATCTGCTCTTTTGCCCGGCAGCTGGGGCGTGTGTCGTCCGAGACCTGCTTCGTGGGTCGCGACGGCGGCGATGAGTTTATCGCGGTGCTGTGGGATGCCGATCGAGCTGCCGTGGAGTCCTGTCTCGCTCGGGTTCGTGCGAACGTGAACGAGTATTCCGAGGCTCACCCCGACATGCCTATTAGCTATGCGGTGGGCTATGCGCTTTCCAGTGATTTTGATGAACCGCCTACGATGTGCGAGCTCTTTTCCCAAGCCGACAAAAACATGTACATCGACAAGAACCGCGTAAAGACAGCCGAGGCAGCTGGGCCGCAACGCGAGGAGCGGTAAGCCTGTAACAGAGGGCATAGAAAAGCCTCCGCAGCCCGTGTGGCTGCGGAGGCTTTATTCGTTGCGGCGCATTGTGTTTGGGTCGCTGATATGAGTCGATTTGCCCCGAAAGAGGAGGGCATTGACCTTAGGGTCATGCCCGACGAATGAGCGGCAAATCGGCCGTCTCGGCGGGCCGAACTACTCCAGCTCAAACGCTCCGGTGTAGAGCTGGTAGTAATACCCGCGCTTGGCGATCAGCTCGTCGTGGTTACCGCGCTCGATAATGCGGCCATGGTCCAGACAGATGATCGCGTCGGAGTTGCGCACGGTGGACAGGCGGTGCGCGATGACAAACGTCGTGCGACCCTCCATGAGCTTGTCCATGCCCGCTTGCACGATGGCCTCGGTGCGGGTGTCGATGGAGCTCGTGGCCTCGTCCAGAATCATCGCCGGCGGATCGGCGACGGCGGCGCGTGCGATCGAAATCAGCTGGCGCTGGCCCTGCGACAGCTGCGCGCCGTTGCCGGTGAGCATCGTGTCGTAGCCGTCGGGCAGGCGGGTGATAAAGTCGTCGGCGCCCGCGAGCTTGGCTGCCGCGATGCACTCCTCGTCGGTGGCGTCCAGGTTGCCGTAGCGGATGTTGTCCATCACGGTGCCGGTGAACAGGTTCACGTCCTGCAGTACGACGCCCAGCGAGCGGCGCAGATCGGCCTTGCGGATCTTGTTGACGTTGATGCCGTCGTAGCGGATCTTGCCGTCGGCGATGTCGTAGAAGCGGTTGATGAGGTTGGTGATGGTCGTCTTGCCCGCACCGGTGGCGCCGACAAACGCGACCTTCTGGCCCGGCTTGGCAAACACGGACACGCCGTGCAGCACCTCGTGGTCGGGCGTGTAGCCAAAGTCGACGTTGTCCATGACCAGGTCGCCGCGCAGCGGTACGTACTCGATCTCGCCGGTTGCGCGGTGCGGGTGTTTCCATGCCCACATGCCGGTGTGGTGGTCGGCCTCCTCGAACTCCCAAGTCTCGGGGTTCACCTGCGCGTTGACGAGCGTCACGTAGCCTTCGTCGGTCTCGGGCTTCTCGTCGATGAGCTCAAAGATGCGGTCGGCGCCGGCGAGGCCCATGACCACGGCGTTGATCTGCTGCGAGATCTGACCGATCTGTCCGCAGAACTGCTTGGTCATGTTGAGGAACGGCACCACGACGGCGATGGACAGCGTCATGCCCGAGATGCTCAGGTTGGGCACGCCCAGCGCCAGGAAAATGCCGCCGGCAAGGGCCACCAACACGTAGAGCAGGTTGCCCAGGTTCATAAGGATAGGCATGAGGATGTTGGCGTACATGTTGGCCTTCTGCGAGACCTCGAAGAGCTTTTCGTTGCGCTCGTCAAAATCGGCCTCGGCGGCAGACTCGTGGCAGAATGCCTTGACGACCTTCTGGCCGTTCATGACTTCCTCGATATGGCCCTCGACCACGCCGAGCTCGGACTGCTGCGCAATAAAGAAACGCGCAGAGTTGGAGCCGAGCAGCTTGGTCATAAAGGTCATAAAGACGACGCCGGCCACAATGACCAGGCACATCCACACGCTGTAGTACAGCATGATAAAGAATACCGTGACGATGACGATGGTCGTCATGAGCAGGTTGGGCAGCGACTGGCTGATCATCTGGCGCAGCGTGTCGATGTCGTTGGTGTAGTGGCTCATGATGTCGCCGCGCTGGTGCGTGTCGAAGTAGCGAATCGGCAGGTCCTGCATGCGGTTGAACATCTTCTCGCGCAGCTTCTCGAGCGAGCCCTGCGTGACGATGGCCATGGCGCGGTTCCAGAAGAGCGAAGACAGGATGCCGACGCCGTAGATGCAGGCGAGGGTAGTCACGAGCTGTGCGATCTTGGGCTGTGCGGCTTCCCAATCGCCCGACTGCCACGATTCGCTAATAATCTGCAGGGCGCTCTGAAGGAAGGTCGCGCCGATGGAGTTGATGATGGCGCAGAGCACCACGCCGACGACGACGAGGGGCAAAAGCACGGGGTAGAAGCCAAAGAGCGTCTTGATGAGGCGCGACATGGTGCCGCCCTTGCGGTTGAGCGCGCGCTCGGCGGTCGTTGCCTTACTCATGTGCCTCGCCTCCTTCCTGGGTCTGAGCTTGCGTTGCGGATGCCTCGGTGTTGGCCTCGACGGCCCCTTCGCCCTCGGCAGACATCTTGTTTTGCGAGGTAAAGGTCTCGCGGTAGATCTCGCTTGTCTTGAGCAGCTCGTCATGGTTGCCGATTTGCGCGATGCGGCCACCTTCCATGACGATGATGCGGTCTGCGTCCTGCACGGAGCTAATGCGCTGGGCGATGATGAGCTTGGTCGTGTTAGGCAGATAGCTTGCCAGCCCTGCGCGAATCTTGGCGTCGGTCTTGGTGTCGACGGCGCTGGTGGAGTCGTCCAGGATCAAGATCTTGGGGCGACGCAGCAGAGCACGCGCAATGCACAGGCGCTGCTTCTGACCGCCGGAAACATTGGAGCCGCCCTGCTCGATCCAGGTGTCGTAGCCCTTGGGGAAACCGTCGACAAACTCATCGGCGCAGGCCAGATGTGCCGCCTCGCGGACTTCCTCGTCGGTGGCGTTCGGGTCGCCCCAGCGCAGGTTCTCGGCAATGGTGCCGCTAAACAGCACGTTTTTCTGCAGCACCATGGCGACCTGGTGGCGCAGTGCGTCCAGGTCGTAGTCGCGCACGTCCATGCCGCCCACGCGCACGGTGCCTTCGGTGGCGTCGTACAGGCGGGCGATGAGGTTTACAAGCGTGGACTTGGCCGAGCCAGTGCCGCCGATGATGCCGATGGTCTCGCCGCTCTTAATGTGCAGGTCGATATCGTCGAGCGCCTGGCGCTTCGCATGCGCGGAATACTTAAAGCTCACGTGGTCAAAGTCGATGGAACCGTCGGCAACCTCGAGCACGGGCTCGGCGGGATCGGCGATCGTGGGCTCGGCGGCCAGCACCTCGGTAATGCGGTGCGCCGATTCGTCGGCCATGGTCACCATGACAAAGATCATCGACAGCTGCATCAGGCTCATGAGGATCTGGAAGCCATAGGTAAAGATCGAGGAGAGCTGGCCCACGTCGAACAGCGTGCCCTGGCTCGTGATGATGAGCTTGGATCCCAGGTAGATGATGACGACAAATGCGCCGTTGACGCAGATGTTCATCATGGGGTTGTTAAAGGCGAGCAGCTTCTCGGCGCGGGTGAAGTCCATCTGGACGTCGCGCGCGGCGGTGGCGAACTTCTCCTTCTCAAAGTCTTCGCGCACGTAGCTCTTGACCACGCGCATGCCGGTGACGTTTTCCTCGACGGACTCGTTAAGGGCGTCGTACTTGTGGAACACGCGCGAGAAGATGGGGCGTACCTTAAAGATGATAAAGAACAGTCCAAAGCCCAGCAGCGGAATGATGACCAGGTAGACCATGGCGACGCTGCCGCCCATGATAAATGCCATGGTAAAGGCGAAGATCAAGACCAGCGGCGCGCGCACGGCGATACGGATGATCATCATAAAGGCCTGCTGCACGTTGTTGATGTCAGTGGTCAGACGCGTGACGAGCGAGGAGCTCGAGAACTCATCGATGTTGGCAAAGCTGAACGTCTGGATCTTGTAGAACAGGTCGTGACGCAGGTTCTTGGCGAAGCCGCAACTCGCATGGCTGCAGGTGACGCCGGCAGCGGCACCAAAAGCAAGCGACGTCAGCGCGATGAGCACCAAAAAGCCTGCGGTGGGAAGCATCTCGGCTACGGTGGTACCGTCTTTGATGGCGTCGATCAGGTTGGCGGTGATAAATGGAATCAGCATCTCGCAGAGCACCTCGCCAAGCACGAGCAATGGCGTGGCAACAGCGACTTTCATATAGTCGCGGATGCTGCCCATGAGGGTTTTAATCATCCAGTTCCTCCCAGGTTACACGGATTTTCTCGAGCATTTCGGCGAGCTGCTCGCGCTCGTCGTGAGTGAGGGCACTAAAGGCCCGTTCTCTAAAGCGGATGCGGGCCGCCTGGTCGATGCGGGCGTTTTCCCGGCCGGTTTCGGTCAGGCGAATGGTGAGTTGCCGTCGATCCTTGGGGTTACGGCTGCGCTCGATGAGGCCGTTGACCTCGAGCTTGGACAGGATCTCGGAAAGCGACCCCGGCTTGAGGTCAAAGTGCATGCCGAGTTCCTGCTGCGACATCTCGCCGCCGGGCTGCTTGGCCAGCAGGCAGATGATGGGCGCCTTGCCGGACACGCCTCCGCCATGAAAATGCATGTAATGGCCGCAAAAACCCAGGCCGCTCAGGATGCGCTTGGCGAGTTTGTCTTCGGCGCTGACCGCTTCGGGTATGTCTACCGGTTGCGACGGGTCACCGCCGGGCTCGTGCGAACAAAGGTTAAGAGGTTCATCGCACATGAATTAGTGTTGCTCCTTTCTTTAGTTAGGTAGTGGAATTGTTTTGTGCCTAACCAATTTAGGAGCGTGAGAAATCAATGTCAAGGTACCAAACTTATTAAGTTACGGCGTTTTGCCAAACGCCGTAACCGCTCGACGCTGCAAACCCGCCAGAGCGGCAATCTGCCTTTCAACTTCGGCGGCATGACCAGAAGGTCAATGCCGCCTTGTTTCAAGGCACCTTGCTCGCTCTGGCGGGTTTTCGCTGACTTCGCCAAAACATCGGCGTTGCCTTGATTCAAACTTGCCAAAAGGTAGTCGTTGGGGGACGTTCTTGTTTGACTAGTCGTTTAAGAACGTCCCCAACGACTACTTGGGGACGGAGGAAAAGGGATCATTTTCCGAAACCTTTCCGCAACAATCTGCTCTTCGCACTGCTCGACTCCGCTCGCAACGTCCCCTGCGCTACACTTAGTTGCACTGTGGCGCCGTTGCGCCGCGCCCGATCCAAGGGGGGCACTCATGAAGAATACTCAGCTGCTGCTGATTAACGATATGTGCGGCTACGGCAAGGTCGCGCTTTCCGCCATGCTGCCGGTGCTGTCGCACATGGGTTACCGTATCCATAATCTGCCGACGGCACTTGTGTCCGATACGCTCAACTACCCCAAGTTCTACATCCACGACACCACCGAGTACGTGCGTCAGAGTCTTGCCATCTGGGAAGAGCTCGGCTTTGAGTTCGACGCCATCTCGACCGGCTTTATCGTGACCGAGGAAGAGACGCGCATCATCTCGGACTTTTGCCACCGCCGTGCGCAAAAGGGCACCAAGGTGTTCGTCGACCCCATCATGGGCGACAACGGCAAGCTCTATGCGGGCGTGCCCGAGTCCACGATTGGCCTTATGCGGCACCTGCTCGAGTGCGCCGACTACGCGGTTCCCAACTACACCGAGGCCTGTTTGCTCACCGACACGCCTATCGTCGAGCAAATCACGCCCGATGAGGCCCGCGCCCTTGTGGACGCCGTGCGCGAGCTGGGTGCCAAGTCGGTGGTCATTACGAGCGCCGTAGTCAATGGCACGAACGCGGTTATCGGTTACGACCATGTGGCGGGGGAGTACTTTACGATTCCCTTTGAGCTCATTCCGGTCTATTTCCCGGGCACGGGCGACACGTTCTCGGCGGTGCTCGTCGGCCGCGTTATGGCAGGCTGGAGTCTGCAGTGCGCGACGTCCGATGCCATGCGTGTGGTGGCTGAGCTTATCGAGCGCAATGCCGACCAAGAGGACAAGTCGGCCGGCCTTCCCATCGAGGCCTGCCTGGATGTGGTTGACCATGAGTAACGCCGACGAGAGCAGCACCGAGGCAGCGGGCGAGAACAGGCCGCTCGGCGCGCCGCGTGGCAAGCGTCCGCGTATCCGTATTAGCTGCGTGGACCAGCTGGGTGCGTGCCGTTGTCACCACGGGCACAAGCCGGGCGATGTCTTCGACTTCGATCGCGATCGCGGCAAGATGTGCGCCATGGCCTGCCACGTGGGCTTTCCCTATATCGATATCCTGCGCTATGGCGGGACCGTGCCTGGCAACGAGCCCGGCACGGCAAAGTTCTGCTGCCCCGAAGTCGATACACTGAACGTCTGGCTTGCCAAGATCGTTGACGAGTAGTCGAGCGCAATGTGTCAAAGGGACAGCCCCTTTGACACATTCGCCGGTGGTGCCCCTTCTTTTGCTTATAATCTCAAATCTCTGCATTTCATCAGATTTTAGGTTCTAAAAATTCTGCGTTTCATCGATAATCAAGCATATAAAACTTTGCATTTCATTCGATAACACCGAGGGGAGAGCCTATGCTGCGCAGGAAAATAGCGGCAGAGCTGGAGCGTTGGCTGAAGTCTTCCGAGCAAAAGGCCTTGTTCATTACGGGTTCTCGCCAGATTGGCAAAAGCTATTCGATTCGCGCATTTGGCAAAGCCAACCATGCAACCTACATCGAGCTTAACCTCATGGAAAACCGCCAGGCAAAAGATGCTCTTCTCGAGGCGCGGAATGCCGATGATTTCATCAGCAGGGTGACGCTTCTTTCGGGAAAGTCGATTGCACCAGGCAAAACGCTCGTGTTTATCGATGAGGTCCAAGAGGCCCCCGACATCATGACGATGGCAAAGTTCCTTGTTGAGGACGGGAGGTGCCGCTGGGCGTTTTCGGGGTCAATGCTCGGGACCCAGTTCAAGGGCGTCAGGTCCTATCCCGTGGGGTATGTTCGCGAGCTTAGGATGTTCCCGCTCGATTTTGAGGAGTTTTGCTGGGCAATCGGGGTGAGCGAGGGGGCTCGTCAAACGATACGTGACGCGTGTATCAGCGAGAGGCCCATTCCTGATTACATTCATGACGCGATGATGGCAAACTTCAGGACCTATACCGTTGTCGGCGGAATGCCGGAGGTCGTGCAGCGTTTCCTTGACACGCAGGGCGACCTTGCCTCTGTTCGTCAGCTACAGTCAGAGCTCAACGAACAGTACCGGCGGGATATCTCCAAGTATGCAAGCGGGCGAGCCCTTCAGGTGCAGAGCATCTACGATCAGCTCCCTATTATGCTCGAGGGCGAAAACAAGCGCTTCGTGCTCAATTCCATTGACCCCAAGGCTTACTACGAGAAGTATCAGCGAGATTTTGTATGGCTTGTCGATGCCGGCGTTGCTCTCAAAGCCGATATCGTAACCGAGCCAAAATCGCCCCTGCTCAAGACGGCGCGGCCATCGCAGTTCAAGCTATATCAATCGGATACGGGCATGTTGATGGCGCGCTACCCCGTTGGAGTCGCCCAAGCGGCGTATCTTGATAGCAAGGAGCCCAATCTGGGCGGCATTTACGAAAACGTGGTGGCCCAGCAGCTGGCCGCCCAAAATCGCCAGCTTTACTACTATCAGACAAAAAAGCGCGGTGAAGTGGACTTTGTGGTCGATGGACCGGATGGGACGGCTGTTCCGATCGAGGTTAAATCGGGCTCCTATTACCACGCGCACGCTGCGCTCGGTCATGTGCTTGATACGGCTGAATATGGCGTAAGGCTCGGGATTGTTTTCTCGAGAGGCAACGTTGAGCGCAACGGAGCGGTTCTCTATTTGCCGCTATATGCGACCTGGGCCCTTTCGGATGTTTTGGGCGACTCCTGCGCCGAGGGGATAAAGCTGGAGGTCAAGCCGGTCTAGGGCCAGTCCCGGATGTGACAAAGGGGCAGTTCCTTTGTCACATTCATGAGCGTGGATTTTCTCCCGTTTAGAGCGTGGTTCGTGCGCCCACGAACCTACAGCTGCTCGAGCATGGCGGTGCAGCCGGCGATCACGTCGCGGTAGGTGGCATCGAAATTGCCGGTGTACCAGGGATCGGCCACGTTGCCGGGGCGATCAGTCCAATCGAGCAAGCGCGTAATCTTGCCGTCAGGGTCGTCGCCAAAGATGCGACGCAGGCCACGCGCGTTCTCAGCATCCATATAGACAATATGGTCCCAGTCGCCATACTCCGCGCGACGCACCTGACGTGCACGATGTGCGACGACGGGAATCCCGACTTCGCGCAGCTTGGCGACCGTGCCATGATGCGGCGGGTTGCCAATCTCCTCGGTCGAGGTCGCAGCGGAATCGATGACAAATTCGCCCTCGCGCCCGGCGCGGCGCACCAACTCGGTAAACACCGACTCAGCCATCGTCGAGCGACAGATGTTGCCATGGCAGATAAAAAGAACGCGTTGCACAGGGTTTCCTTTCTAGACAGGGCCGTACGGCCTGCGGTGGCACTGTAACACAGCCCTTTCCAATGAAGCCAACTGCGCAGAGTGGAGGATGACGCAGCTCACGCCCATCGTCTGATGTAAAGCG
Protein-coding regions in this window:
- a CDS encoding ABC transporter ATP-binding protein/permease, with the translated sequence MIKTLMGSIRDYMKVAVATPLLVLGEVLCEMLIPFITANLIDAIKDGTTVAEMLPTAGFLVLIALTSLAFGAAAGVTCSHASCGFAKNLRHDLFYKIQTFSFANIDEFSSSSLVTRLTTDINNVQQAFMMIIRIAVRAPLVLIFAFTMAFIMGGSVAMVYLVIIPLLGFGLFFIIFKVRPIFSRVFHKYDALNESVEENVTGMRVVKSYVREDFEKEKFATAARDVQMDFTRAEKLLAFNNPMMNICVNGAFVVIIYLGSKLIITSQGTLFDVGQLSSIFTYGFQILMSLMQLSMIFVMVTMADESAHRITEVLAAEPTIADPAEPVLEVADGSIDFDHVSFKYSAHAKRQALDDIDLHIKSGETIGIIGGTGSAKSTLVNLIARLYDATEGTVRVGGMDVRDYDLDALRHQVAMVLQKNVLFSGTIAENLRWGDPNATDEEVREAAHLACADEFVDGFPKGYDTWIEQGGSNVSGGQKQRLCIARALLRRPKILILDDSTSAVDTKTDAKIRAGLASYLPNTTKLIIAQRISSVQDADRIIVMEGGRIAQIGNHDELLKTSEIYRETFTSQNKMSAEGEGAVEANTEASATQAQTQEGGEAHE
- a CDS encoding ABC transporter ATP-binding protein/permease, giving the protein MSKATTAERALNRKGGTMSRLIKTLFGFYPVLLPLVVVGVVLCAIINSIGATFLQSALQIISESWQSGDWEAAQPKIAQLVTTLACIYGVGILSSLFWNRAMAIVTQGSLEKLREKMFNRMQDLPIRYFDTHQRGDIMSHYTNDIDTLRQMISQSLPNLLMTTIVIVTVFFIMLYYSVWMCLVIVAGVVFMTFMTKLLGSNSARFFIAQQSELGVVEGHIEEVMNGQKVVKAFCHESAAEADFDERNEKLFEVSQKANMYANILMPILMNLGNLLYVLVALAGGIFLALGVPNLSISGMTLSIAVVVPFLNMTKQFCGQIGQISQQINAVVMGLAGADRIFELIDEKPETDEGYVTLVNAQVNPETWEFEEADHHTGMWAWKHPHRATGEIEYVPLRGDLVMDNVDFGYTPDHEVLHGVSVFAKPGQKVAFVGATGAGKTTITNLINRFYDIADGKIRYDGINVNKIRKADLRRSLGVVLQDVNLFTGTVMDNIRYGNLDATDEECIAAAKLAGADDFITRLPDGYDTMLTGNGAQLSQGQRQLISIARAAVADPPAMILDEATSSIDTRTEAIVQAGMDKLMEGRTTFVIAHRLSTVRNSDAIICLDHGRIIERGNHDELIAKRGYYYQLYTGAFELE
- a CDS encoding low molecular weight phosphotyrosine protein phosphatase; the encoded protein is MQRVLFICHGNICRSTMAESVFTELVRRAGREGEFVIDSAATSTEEIGNPPHHGTVAKLREVGIPVVAHRARQVRRAEYGDWDHIVYMDAENARGLRRIFGDDPDGKITRLLDWTDRPGNVADPWYTGNFDATYRDVIAGCTAMLEQL
- a CDS encoding LysR family transcriptional regulator codes for the protein MYDRRLEAISAAAELGSFSRAAAKLRVSTPALVKQVSGFEAEFGITLFERSHSGVKVTPAGALLVDDARSIMRQSEDALRRARRAAGDGGAVRLGVSMMCPGRQTLSMWTGVHELEPSLRFEIVPVSDLYDERESVMRSLGREVDVVQSSFSTPRWGDTCQKLRIVNVPFYIDLPRTSPLARKTRITVADLEGMRLRVLRHGNDAMDSLRIDLLADGGVDVIDADSFDFALFNEAEEKGDAVLTCGAWSGVHPAFVGVPFLCGREVPVFLHYPLEPTLQVQKFVNAMAQLLK
- a CDS encoding ATP-binding protein; amino-acid sequence: MLRRKIAAELERWLKSSEQKALFITGSRQIGKSYSIRAFGKANHATYIELNLMENRQAKDALLEARNADDFISRVTLLSGKSIAPGKTLVFIDEVQEAPDIMTMAKFLVEDGRCRWAFSGSMLGTQFKGVRSYPVGYVRELRMFPLDFEEFCWAIGVSEGARQTIRDACISERPIPDYIHDAMMANFRTYTVVGGMPEVVQRFLDTQGDLASVRQLQSELNEQYRRDISKYASGRALQVQSIYDQLPIMLEGENKRFVLNSIDPKAYYEKYQRDFVWLVDAGVALKADIVTEPKSPLLKTARPSQFKLYQSDTGMLMARYPVGVAQAAYLDSKEPNLGGIYENVVAQQLAAQNRQLYYYQTKKRGEVDFVVDGPDGTAVPIEVKSGSYYHAHAALGHVLDTAEYGVRLGIVFSRGNVERNGAVLYLPLYATWALSDVLGDSCAEGIKLEVKPV
- a CDS encoding GGDEF domain-containing protein — translated: MIYKTLCATYSFAIWGIELVNTSVAKKASQAVRLLMMVLTAVLIFFFINVMLLVSDIQGTARVVNYAGLVRGTTQRIVKLEDAGQPQDDLLKAVDSYINGLRYGSDDLNLVRLDDDEYQAKMTELANYFDELCTEIIRVREVGYENTDIISMSEEFFGICDDATRLAEDYSQEKASALNYLEGLVIIDIMGLVAAFAVELVRAVRTAALNRELQSKVYLDGATGLPNKNKCEEILGQEQPVSVEAPVAVCVFDLNNLHAVNNSFGHEKGDEYICSFARQLGRVSSETCFVGRDGGDEFIAVLWDADRAAVESCLARVRANVNEYSEAHPDMPISYAVGYALSSDFDEPPTMCELFSQADKNMYIDKNRVKTAEAAGPQREER
- a CDS encoding MarR family winged helix-turn-helix transcriptional regulator produces the protein MCDEPLNLCSHEPGGDPSQPVDIPEAVSAEDKLAKRILSGLGFCGHYMHFHGGGVSGKAPIICLLAKQPGGEMSQQELGMHFDLKPGSLSEILSKLEVNGLIERSRNPKDRRQLTIRLTETGRENARIDQAARIRFRERAFSALTHDEREQLAEMLEKIRVTWEELDD
- a CDS encoding PfkB family carbohydrate kinase — its product is MKNTQLLLINDMCGYGKVALSAMLPVLSHMGYRIHNLPTALVSDTLNYPKFYIHDTTEYVRQSLAIWEELGFEFDAISTGFIVTEEETRIISDFCHRRAQKGTKVFVDPIMGDNGKLYAGVPESTIGLMRHLLECADYAVPNYTEACLLTDTPIVEQITPDEARALVDAVRELGAKSVVITSAVVNGTNAVIGYDHVAGEYFTIPFELIPVYFPGTGDTFSAVLVGRVMAGWSLQCATSDAMRVVAELIERNADQEDKSAGLPIEACLDVVDHE
- a CDS encoding TIGR04076 family protein, encoding MSNADESSTEAAGENRPLGAPRGKRPRIRISCVDQLGACRCHHGHKPGDVFDFDRDRGKMCAMACHVGFPYIDILRYGGTVPGNEPGTAKFCCPEVDTLNVWLAKIVDE